The Mytilus galloprovincialis chromosome 4, xbMytGall1.hap1.1, whole genome shotgun sequence genome contains a region encoding:
- the LOC143073663 gene encoding uncharacterized protein LOC143073663 isoform X1 — protein MMETDTQADADGSNLRQVSTAVLLIVGEPATADHKNLILGEITKGFRCWDCEDVDINDELAHIANAAELGVEGPNDSEGICERVLNYGTEKMASMIVVNSHLETLVAALKNFLTLSAPYKHLIYAGHFFSGNGAWVLQDDTFSIASFAQMCKDKEIEDAIKQQNGGQINFYFSKGGEWKADSLKKLEVFKNTVVKVSSDEKSLDNVHGVLQFTAYIASFINAKTSEDLLRTSDVVGSIRFNKPTLYIFPGSEGDSSLFGVSGFNLLINGGYSRKACFWDLTRHLDRIDAFLMTHLGTDNVFGISTLLKRKSTEYIHPEIGHMYLNGSDKVSHSAVVNGQADKEPSLCINLSDEGSRLIEYAKQLGHVPQQCTRPMTSQPLQPINLYHKVGHGSLNMYVLNPVSDSKELKDFYQHWNKHLSEHGSLHQIPIQNQLSVCTLLVWQPADPNEKITRIFFPGNAPQYKLLEGLEKMKHLDILKHASCTAKDLESKPTSATKRNSLAARPAPSKPPVKSAEPATARSSKPVSEVRRTSELRASADKKTSEVKSSFERKKPEPKKEESKPPPSKPRVPTASSLRADKGSKEDENKKTAKKDDKASKPTKTAPAAKTTTKAKAETKAKKDSPTKAPEKPVEKVEEEVKEKVEEEVKEKVEEKEEKKEVVEEVPIVEEPPVAVVEPMQESLLDLSPNEPVVDLSPNEPVVDSGLMTDTGASEVKEASPEPLPNPTDEYDQSNTSSPDDLDLMGIGGAEMGNKMMESFHEGYNGGDLMSNGTPTEEQGQNLNNFGIYDDNVDVQPEALPEPVEYPAQEAFSQPDMIPVNDRKSNEEKPLISGMAPIEPDVVQGLEPDVDLTTATTSTPLDDKPLFDFDSSEKSIPSAESEPLQPTTQDPMQKSLYGDDIPDQGSEAFESLTNSESLMSSKAADIAELDQTSEDLMQKSMTTSQEMDHHEDDNAMEREIQGDNPPDVVQVQEKFEDEDIVESQNKIQENIIESQGRMQETIGEVDEDEISPDENDSQVDVSERNLDGLEDNKGQLDEEKGDDESPYAFENKAFTQGAEGNEKESSPEPKEEKDFDLTEPEVKGQDEKDFDLTEPEVKGQDEIIDEGSISPDEGVVEDKFAEEEEDYLHDDDKDLAYVKQGGVGIDVHEQENEEQQVKESLDGTHEQYNDSLEVSNIPEAFEKDETPDPKEIQSGGGLETLSEKETPEERPLESMDPYDPFCSGSPNMPSMQTSDPFAQYEEQRSSSESPSEEAKPVNGLSFDPYGAQSQSPFGEAAFKENMEAEELEKKQSTNPFDPEAEWGKPMGLPSPPPPDAGAKPPAGNGKPSSAKKTAKPDPAKNGVKKDPLATSRAKAKLDTSSNGPSSKLNTTRTRPASAAEPKSKPSTSLGKRPSTSTGSSRASPAVKTPPLPPFTPFYVDLTYIPNHGNPSYSDIEFFKRVRARYYVLSSLSPNPQTLTALMEAKETWENKNSEVTLIPTYDNDTLRHWMGLNRDKLSELNIDVGPSASRCTIHLQDHETSCSAYRLEF, from the coding sequence GTGAACGAGTACTTAACTATGGTACAGAAAAGATGGCCTCCATGATAGTTGTCAACTCTCATCTGGAAACATTGGTGGCAGCACTGAAAAATTTCTTGACCTTAAGTGCTCCGTACAAGCATTTGATATACGCTGGTCACTTCTTCTCTGGTAATGGAGCTTGGGTGTTACAGGATGACACTTTCTCTATTGCAAGCTTCGCTCAAATGTGTAAAGATAAAGAAATCGAAGATGCgataaaacaacaaaatggtGGACAGATTAATTTCTACTTCAGCAAAGGAGGTGAATGGAAAGCTGACAGCTTAAAGAAACTAGAAGTTTTCAAAAACACTGTTGTAAAAGTTAGTTCTGACGAAAAATCTTTAGATAATGTTCATGGTGTATTGCAATTTACTGCCTACATTGCAAGCTTTATTAACGCTAAAACATCAGAAGATTTGTTGAGAACATCTGATGTGGTAGGAAGTATTAGATTTAACAAGCCTACGTTATATATCTTCCCTGGAAGTGAAGGAGATTCATCATTGTTTGGTGTTAGCGGCTTTAATCTTTTGATCAATGGTGGATACAGTAGAAAAGCTTGTTTCTGGGACCTTACCAGACATCTAGATCGTATTGATGCATTTCTTATGACACATTTAGGCACTGATAATGTATTTGGAATAAGCACCTTGCTGAAGCGGAAGAGTACAGAATATATTCATCCAGAAATAGGTCACATGTATTTGAATGGTTCAGACAAAGTCAGTCATTCAGCAGTAGTCAATGGTCAGGCAGATAAGGAACCTAGTTTATGCATCAATTTGTCTGATGAAGGAAGTAGATTAATTGAATATGCAAAACAACTTGGACATGTTCCACAACAATGCACACGTCCAATGACTTCTCAGCCATTACAGCCAATTAATCTGTATCACAAAGTAGGTCACGGATCATTGAATATGTATGTTTTGAATCCAGTCTCAGACAGTAAAGAACTAAAAGACTTTTATCAACATTGGAACAAGCACTTGTCTGAACATGGTTCCCTGCACCAGATACCAATTCAGAACCAGTTGTCAGTATGTACACTTCTTGTCTGGCAACCAGCAGATCCAAATGAAAAAATTACTAGAATTTTCTTTCCTGGAAATGCACCCCAGTACAAACTATTAGAAGGATTAGAAAAAATGAAGCACCTAGATATATTGAAACATGCATCTTGTACTGCAAAAGATTTGGAAAGTAAACCAACCTCTGCAACAAAAAGGAATTCTTTGGCTGCACGTCCAGCTCCAAGTAAACCCcctgtaaaatcagctgaaccGGCCACTGCTAGAAGTTCAAAACCTGTAAGTGAAGTTAGACGAACATCAGAATTGAGAGCCTCTGCAGATAAGAAAACATCAGaagtaaaatcttcatttgaaCGCAAAAAGCCTGAACCGAAAAAAGAGGAAAGTAAACCACCACCCTCTAAACCAAGAGTCCCAACAGCATCCTCTTTAAGGGCAGATAAAGGTTCAAAAGAGGATGAGAATAAGAAGACAGCAAAGAAAGATGATAAAGCAAGTAAGCCAACAAAAACCGCTCCCGCTGCTAAGACAACTACAAAGGCTAAAGCTGAGACTAAGGCTAAAAAGGACTCCCCCACCAAAGCACCAGAAAAACCTGTAGAAAAAGTGGAGGAAGAAGTGAAAGAAAAAGTGGAGGAAGAAGTGAAAGAAAAAGTAGAGGAAAAAGAAGAGAAGAAAGAAGTAGTTGAAGAAGTGCCAATTGTTGAGGAACCTCCTGTAGCTGTAGTTGAACCGATGCAGGAATCATTACTGGATCTCTCTCCTAATGAACCAGTTGTTGATCTTTCTCCTAATGAACCAGTTGTGGATAGTGGATTAATGACAGATACTGGTGCTAGTGAAGTAAAGGAGGCATCACCAGAGCCACTACCTAATCCTACTGATGAGTATGACCAATCGAATACCTCCTCTCCTGATGACCTTGACTTGATGGGAATTGGAGGAGCTGAGATGGGAAATAAGATGATGGAGAGTTTCCATGAAGGTTACAATGGAGGAGATTTAATGTCAAACGGAACACCTACTGAGGAACAGGGGCAGAACTTGAATAATTTTGGAATATATGATGACAACGTAGATGTCCAGCCAGAAGCTCTACCAGAACCTGTTGAATACCCAGCACAGGAAGCTTTCTCACAACCTGATATGATCCCAGTTAACGATAGAAAGAGTAATGAGGAGAAACCTCTGATATCTGGAATGGCACCCATTGAACCTGATGTTGTACAAGGTCTTGAACCAGATGTAGATCTAACAACAGCCACTACATCAACTCCACTAGATGATAAACCTCTATTTGATTTTGATTCCTCCGAAAAATCTATCCCTTCAGCTGAAAGTGAACCACTTCAACCAACAACACAAGACCCAATGCAGAAGTCATTGTATGGTGATGATATACCAGATCAGGGTTCAGAGGCATTTGAATCATTGACAAATTCTGAATCTTTGATGTCCAGCAAAGCAGCTGACATTGCAGAACTTGACCAAACATCAGAAGATTTGATGCAAAAAAGTATGACTACTAGCCAAGAAATGGATCACCATGAAGATGATAATGCTATGGAGAGGGAAATCCAGGGAGATAACCCACCTGATGTAGTACAAGTTCAGGAAAAGTTTGAAGATGAAGATATTGTGGaatcacaaaacaaaatacaagaaaatattattgaatcACAAGGCAGGATGCAGGAAACCATTGGAGAAGTAGATGAGGATGAAATCTCACCTGATGAAAATGACAGTCAGGTTGATGTGAGTGAACGTAACTTAGATGGCTTAGAAGATAACAAAGGACAGTTAGACGAAGAAAAGGGGGATGATGAATCTCCATATGCATTTGAAAATAAAGCTTTTACTCAAGGTGCAGAAGGTAACGAGAAAGAAAGTTCTCCAGAACCAAAAGAGGAGAAAGATTTTGATCTCACTGAACCAGAGGTTAAAGGTCAAGATGAGAAAGATTTTGATCTCACTGAACCAGAGGTTAAAGGTCAAGATGAGATTATTGATGAAGGTTCCATCAGTCCAGATGAAGGTGTAGTTGAGGACAAATTTGCTGAAGAAGAGGAGGATTATTTACATGATGACGATAAAGATTTAGCATATGTTAAACAAGGTGGAGTTGGTATTGATGTTCACGAACAGGAAAATGAAGAACAACAAGTTAAGGAGTCTTTGGATGGAACACATGAACAATATAATGATTCACTAGAGGTGTCTAACATTCCTGAAGCCTTTGAAAAGGATGAAACACCTGACCCTAAAGAAATACAGTCAGGAGGTGGTCTTGAAACTCTATCTGAAAAAGAAACACCAGAAGAAAGACCTTTGGAATCCATGGACCCATATGATCCATTTTGTTCTGGTAGTCCAAATATGCCATCCATGCAAACATCAGATCCATTTGCACAATATGAGGAGCAAAGAAGTTCTTCCGAATCTCCTTCAGAAGAAGCCAAGCCAGTAAATGGATTGAGTTTTGATCCTTATGGTGCTCAATCACAGAGTCCATTTGGTGAGGCAGCTTTCAAGGAGAATATGGAGGCTGAAGAGTTGGAGAAAAAACAGTCAACTAATCCTTTTGATCCAGAAGCAGAATGGGGAAAACCAATGGGCCTACCTTCTCCCCCACCCCCAGATGCAGGTGCTAAGCCACCAGCAGGAAATGGCAAACCATCTTCAGCTAAAAAGACGGCCAAGCCAGATCCAGCTAAAAATGGTGTGAAAAAAGATCCTCTAGCTACCAGTAGAGCAAAAGCTAAATTAGATACATCTTCAAATGGGCCATCCAGCAAGCTCAATACAACTAGGACCAGGCCTGCAAGTGCTGCTGAACCAAAGTCTAAGCCTTCCACTTCCCTGGGGAAAAGACCCTCAACATCTACAGGATCCAGTAGAGCAAGTCCAGCTGTAAAGACCCCTCCACTTCCACCATTTACACCATTCTACGTAGATCTGACATACATACCTAATCATGGAAATCCATCATATAGCGACATAGAATTTTTCAAACGAGTTAGAGCTAGATATTATGTCCTTAGTTCACTTTCACCTAACCCACAAACTCTCACAGCTTTAATGGAGGCAAAGGAAACTTGGGAAAACAAGAATTCAGAAGTCACACTAATACCAACCTATGATAATGATACTTTACGGCACTGGATGGGTCTCAATCGTGATAAATTGAGCGAGCTAAATATAGATGTAGGTCCTTCTGCAAGTCGTTGTACAATTCATCTTCAAGATCATGAAACGAGCTGCTCAGCCTACCGGTTAGAGTTCTAG
- the LOC143073663 gene encoding uncharacterized protein LOC143073663 isoform X2 gives MMETDTQADADGSNLRQVSTAVLLIVGEPATADHKNLILGEITKGFRCWDCEDVDINDELAHIANAAELGVEGPNGERVLNYGTEKMASMIVVNSHLETLVAALKNFLTLSAPYKHLIYAGHFFSGNGAWVLQDDTFSIASFAQMCKDKEIEDAIKQQNGGQINFYFSKGGEWKADSLKKLEVFKNTVVKVSSDEKSLDNVHGVLQFTAYIASFINAKTSEDLLRTSDVVGSIRFNKPTLYIFPGSEGDSSLFGVSGFNLLINGGYSRKACFWDLTRHLDRIDAFLMTHLGTDNVFGISTLLKRKSTEYIHPEIGHMYLNGSDKVSHSAVVNGQADKEPSLCINLSDEGSRLIEYAKQLGHVPQQCTRPMTSQPLQPINLYHKVGHGSLNMYVLNPVSDSKELKDFYQHWNKHLSEHGSLHQIPIQNQLSVCTLLVWQPADPNEKITRIFFPGNAPQYKLLEGLEKMKHLDILKHASCTAKDLESKPTSATKRNSLAARPAPSKPPVKSAEPATARSSKPVSEVRRTSELRASADKKTSEVKSSFERKKPEPKKEESKPPPSKPRVPTASSLRADKGSKEDENKKTAKKDDKASKPTKTAPAAKTTTKAKAETKAKKDSPTKAPEKPVEKVEEEVKEKVEEEVKEKVEEKEEKKEVVEEVPIVEEPPVAVVEPMQESLLDLSPNEPVVDLSPNEPVVDSGLMTDTGASEVKEASPEPLPNPTDEYDQSNTSSPDDLDLMGIGGAEMGNKMMESFHEGYNGGDLMSNGTPTEEQGQNLNNFGIYDDNVDVQPEALPEPVEYPAQEAFSQPDMIPVNDRKSNEEKPLISGMAPIEPDVVQGLEPDVDLTTATTSTPLDDKPLFDFDSSEKSIPSAESEPLQPTTQDPMQKSLYGDDIPDQGSEAFESLTNSESLMSSKAADIAELDQTSEDLMQKSMTTSQEMDHHEDDNAMEREIQGDNPPDVVQVQEKFEDEDIVESQNKIQENIIESQGRMQETIGEVDEDEISPDENDSQVDVSERNLDGLEDNKGQLDEEKGDDESPYAFENKAFTQGAEGNEKESSPEPKEEKDFDLTEPEVKGQDEKDFDLTEPEVKGQDEIIDEGSISPDEGVVEDKFAEEEEDYLHDDDKDLAYVKQGGVGIDVHEQENEEQQVKESLDGTHEQYNDSLEVSNIPEAFEKDETPDPKEIQSGGGLETLSEKETPEERPLESMDPYDPFCSGSPNMPSMQTSDPFAQYEEQRSSSESPSEEAKPVNGLSFDPYGAQSQSPFGEAAFKENMEAEELEKKQSTNPFDPEAEWGKPMGLPSPPPPDAGAKPPAGNGKPSSAKKTAKPDPAKNGVKKDPLATSRAKAKLDTSSNGPSSKLNTTRTRPASAAEPKSKPSTSLGKRPSTSTGSSRASPAVKTPPLPPFTPFYVDLTYIPNHGNPSYSDIEFFKRVRARYYVLSSLSPNPQTLTALMEAKETWENKNSEVTLIPTYDNDTLRHWMGLNRDKLSELNIDVGPSASRCTIHLQDHETSCSAYRLEF, from the coding sequence GTGAACGAGTACTTAACTATGGTACAGAAAAGATGGCCTCCATGATAGTTGTCAACTCTCATCTGGAAACATTGGTGGCAGCACTGAAAAATTTCTTGACCTTAAGTGCTCCGTACAAGCATTTGATATACGCTGGTCACTTCTTCTCTGGTAATGGAGCTTGGGTGTTACAGGATGACACTTTCTCTATTGCAAGCTTCGCTCAAATGTGTAAAGATAAAGAAATCGAAGATGCgataaaacaacaaaatggtGGACAGATTAATTTCTACTTCAGCAAAGGAGGTGAATGGAAAGCTGACAGCTTAAAGAAACTAGAAGTTTTCAAAAACACTGTTGTAAAAGTTAGTTCTGACGAAAAATCTTTAGATAATGTTCATGGTGTATTGCAATTTACTGCCTACATTGCAAGCTTTATTAACGCTAAAACATCAGAAGATTTGTTGAGAACATCTGATGTGGTAGGAAGTATTAGATTTAACAAGCCTACGTTATATATCTTCCCTGGAAGTGAAGGAGATTCATCATTGTTTGGTGTTAGCGGCTTTAATCTTTTGATCAATGGTGGATACAGTAGAAAAGCTTGTTTCTGGGACCTTACCAGACATCTAGATCGTATTGATGCATTTCTTATGACACATTTAGGCACTGATAATGTATTTGGAATAAGCACCTTGCTGAAGCGGAAGAGTACAGAATATATTCATCCAGAAATAGGTCACATGTATTTGAATGGTTCAGACAAAGTCAGTCATTCAGCAGTAGTCAATGGTCAGGCAGATAAGGAACCTAGTTTATGCATCAATTTGTCTGATGAAGGAAGTAGATTAATTGAATATGCAAAACAACTTGGACATGTTCCACAACAATGCACACGTCCAATGACTTCTCAGCCATTACAGCCAATTAATCTGTATCACAAAGTAGGTCACGGATCATTGAATATGTATGTTTTGAATCCAGTCTCAGACAGTAAAGAACTAAAAGACTTTTATCAACATTGGAACAAGCACTTGTCTGAACATGGTTCCCTGCACCAGATACCAATTCAGAACCAGTTGTCAGTATGTACACTTCTTGTCTGGCAACCAGCAGATCCAAATGAAAAAATTACTAGAATTTTCTTTCCTGGAAATGCACCCCAGTACAAACTATTAGAAGGATTAGAAAAAATGAAGCACCTAGATATATTGAAACATGCATCTTGTACTGCAAAAGATTTGGAAAGTAAACCAACCTCTGCAACAAAAAGGAATTCTTTGGCTGCACGTCCAGCTCCAAGTAAACCCcctgtaaaatcagctgaaccGGCCACTGCTAGAAGTTCAAAACCTGTAAGTGAAGTTAGACGAACATCAGAATTGAGAGCCTCTGCAGATAAGAAAACATCAGaagtaaaatcttcatttgaaCGCAAAAAGCCTGAACCGAAAAAAGAGGAAAGTAAACCACCACCCTCTAAACCAAGAGTCCCAACAGCATCCTCTTTAAGGGCAGATAAAGGTTCAAAAGAGGATGAGAATAAGAAGACAGCAAAGAAAGATGATAAAGCAAGTAAGCCAACAAAAACCGCTCCCGCTGCTAAGACAACTACAAAGGCTAAAGCTGAGACTAAGGCTAAAAAGGACTCCCCCACCAAAGCACCAGAAAAACCTGTAGAAAAAGTGGAGGAAGAAGTGAAAGAAAAAGTGGAGGAAGAAGTGAAAGAAAAAGTAGAGGAAAAAGAAGAGAAGAAAGAAGTAGTTGAAGAAGTGCCAATTGTTGAGGAACCTCCTGTAGCTGTAGTTGAACCGATGCAGGAATCATTACTGGATCTCTCTCCTAATGAACCAGTTGTTGATCTTTCTCCTAATGAACCAGTTGTGGATAGTGGATTAATGACAGATACTGGTGCTAGTGAAGTAAAGGAGGCATCACCAGAGCCACTACCTAATCCTACTGATGAGTATGACCAATCGAATACCTCCTCTCCTGATGACCTTGACTTGATGGGAATTGGAGGAGCTGAGATGGGAAATAAGATGATGGAGAGTTTCCATGAAGGTTACAATGGAGGAGATTTAATGTCAAACGGAACACCTACTGAGGAACAGGGGCAGAACTTGAATAATTTTGGAATATATGATGACAACGTAGATGTCCAGCCAGAAGCTCTACCAGAACCTGTTGAATACCCAGCACAGGAAGCTTTCTCACAACCTGATATGATCCCAGTTAACGATAGAAAGAGTAATGAGGAGAAACCTCTGATATCTGGAATGGCACCCATTGAACCTGATGTTGTACAAGGTCTTGAACCAGATGTAGATCTAACAACAGCCACTACATCAACTCCACTAGATGATAAACCTCTATTTGATTTTGATTCCTCCGAAAAATCTATCCCTTCAGCTGAAAGTGAACCACTTCAACCAACAACACAAGACCCAATGCAGAAGTCATTGTATGGTGATGATATACCAGATCAGGGTTCAGAGGCATTTGAATCATTGACAAATTCTGAATCTTTGATGTCCAGCAAAGCAGCTGACATTGCAGAACTTGACCAAACATCAGAAGATTTGATGCAAAAAAGTATGACTACTAGCCAAGAAATGGATCACCATGAAGATGATAATGCTATGGAGAGGGAAATCCAGGGAGATAACCCACCTGATGTAGTACAAGTTCAGGAAAAGTTTGAAGATGAAGATATTGTGGaatcacaaaacaaaatacaagaaaatattattgaatcACAAGGCAGGATGCAGGAAACCATTGGAGAAGTAGATGAGGATGAAATCTCACCTGATGAAAATGACAGTCAGGTTGATGTGAGTGAACGTAACTTAGATGGCTTAGAAGATAACAAAGGACAGTTAGACGAAGAAAAGGGGGATGATGAATCTCCATATGCATTTGAAAATAAAGCTTTTACTCAAGGTGCAGAAGGTAACGAGAAAGAAAGTTCTCCAGAACCAAAAGAGGAGAAAGATTTTGATCTCACTGAACCAGAGGTTAAAGGTCAAGATGAGAAAGATTTTGATCTCACTGAACCAGAGGTTAAAGGTCAAGATGAGATTATTGATGAAGGTTCCATCAGTCCAGATGAAGGTGTAGTTGAGGACAAATTTGCTGAAGAAGAGGAGGATTATTTACATGATGACGATAAAGATTTAGCATATGTTAAACAAGGTGGAGTTGGTATTGATGTTCACGAACAGGAAAATGAAGAACAACAAGTTAAGGAGTCTTTGGATGGAACACATGAACAATATAATGATTCACTAGAGGTGTCTAACATTCCTGAAGCCTTTGAAAAGGATGAAACACCTGACCCTAAAGAAATACAGTCAGGAGGTGGTCTTGAAACTCTATCTGAAAAAGAAACACCAGAAGAAAGACCTTTGGAATCCATGGACCCATATGATCCATTTTGTTCTGGTAGTCCAAATATGCCATCCATGCAAACATCAGATCCATTTGCACAATATGAGGAGCAAAGAAGTTCTTCCGAATCTCCTTCAGAAGAAGCCAAGCCAGTAAATGGATTGAGTTTTGATCCTTATGGTGCTCAATCACAGAGTCCATTTGGTGAGGCAGCTTTCAAGGAGAATATGGAGGCTGAAGAGTTGGAGAAAAAACAGTCAACTAATCCTTTTGATCCAGAAGCAGAATGGGGAAAACCAATGGGCCTACCTTCTCCCCCACCCCCAGATGCAGGTGCTAAGCCACCAGCAGGAAATGGCAAACCATCTTCAGCTAAAAAGACGGCCAAGCCAGATCCAGCTAAAAATGGTGTGAAAAAAGATCCTCTAGCTACCAGTAGAGCAAAAGCTAAATTAGATACATCTTCAAATGGGCCATCCAGCAAGCTCAATACAACTAGGACCAGGCCTGCAAGTGCTGCTGAACCAAAGTCTAAGCCTTCCACTTCCCTGGGGAAAAGACCCTCAACATCTACAGGATCCAGTAGAGCAAGTCCAGCTGTAAAGACCCCTCCACTTCCACCATTTACACCATTCTACGTAGATCTGACATACATACCTAATCATGGAAATCCATCATATAGCGACATAGAATTTTTCAAACGAGTTAGAGCTAGATATTATGTCCTTAGTTCACTTTCACCTAACCCACAAACTCTCACAGCTTTAATGGAGGCAAAGGAAACTTGGGAAAACAAGAATTCAGAAGTCACACTAATACCAACCTATGATAATGATACTTTACGGCACTGGATGGGTCTCAATCGTGATAAATTGAGCGAGCTAAATATAGATGTAGGTCCTTCTGCAAGTCGTTGTACAATTCATCTTCAAGATCATGAAACGAGCTGCTCAGCCTACCGGTTAGAGTTCTAG